CCAGAAGGGGAAGATCTTGGCAATTGCCCCAGTGTAGCAGCGCAGTACATACCTTTGGCGTGAGGCAGGAAGGAAACGGTCCCTGGGTATGGTATACGGCAATACTTTATACTTTCCCAATAGACTTGtggaacaaacttttttttttctttttttttttaaacaaccaaTTCTATTTTTTCACGGTTGGATGTGCACTGTCAACATACTTAAGGATGCATCAAAGAATAACTAGATCAACATTTACATCCAACTATAATATCTAATGGAAATGTTTGATTCCAATTAAGTCCTGCTCTATCTGAGCTATCCAGCTGTATAGTTTATTACTTCTACAGTTTGATATTCATTCTTCCACTACTATTAACATGCTATTGCTTTTATTgttcatgtatatatttttgttctttttgatCTGTACTTATTATGCACCAGTGATTTGCTTGCCACCTTTATAAaagatgcttattttatttaACGATACAATTTGTGTATATGGTTTCCAATTGCTCAGTGGGGgaactgcaaataaaaaaacaaaaacatttttgttctGTTTCCGCTTTAGTTTTCCATGTACGCCATCACTCCCAGCGTATATTTTCCTTTTccctcaattttaaaaaaatgtctattaATAAGAACAGAAAACTTAAGATCACCCATTCTATAAGTTCTAATCTCGTCTCGATGTTGTAACCCACCATCCTCCGCTGGTCTCTGCCCCGTGTCAACAGGTTTTCGGTCATCTGCAGAGCATCGGAAAGGTACGCCAGCAAACCACGGGCCAGATCAGCGCTCGCCCACACGACATGTGGTAGGACAGACTTTCTGCCATCCCGGCCCTTTGGTGAAAGTGATTGTAAAGAAAAAATGGTCAGAATGATAAATATGGACTCGATCCTTATAGAGAGGTTTAAAAATACCATGTAAATATTTCTTAAAAGTTAAAACTTTTGCTTGgggcggaattagtggtgctatataaataaatgataatgatgatggggcAATGACCTGCAGGAGAGAACTCTTGGACCCTGGACCAAAGTAAGCAGTAGCAGAACCAAGGTTGGCCCCGTGCGGCAAGTGCTgcgcaccggggcccatggagatattggggtctgctgcatggcagatgcagaggattGTTCCCCTCTGCAGTTCCCctctccctgcactggggcccacaactCACTAGTTCCACATCTGAAAGTAAGTGGCATATTCTGGCAAAACATCAGTGACCCATAGTTCCAATGTGGAAATTCAAAGGACCACTTCCCCTTTCTCCCATCACTGTAGTCTCTAAATCAACTGCCTCACCCCCCAAGCCCTAACTCGTTACCCCCTGCACTTACATACAGGTGCTTCACCTTATACAGTAACCTCATCAATGGGAGACACATATTAAGCCCAATAATTACTATAACTCCACTCTGCTAAACCACTTTAGTTGCAACCACGACCCATTATACTGTGGTTCCCACCTCCTCCCCTCGTAATCCAATCCAAAATTTTTATAGGGTCATTCGGGCACTTATGCATGAAGtctaaaaaaactataaaaaaacgtatcaaactgcgagtttccggcaggtgtgaaaagtggagatgtttcctatagcaactaatcagattctagctgtcattttgcagaatgtactaaataaatgatagctacaatctgattggttgctataggcaacatctccacttttcaaacttgccgaaaactcacagcttgatacatttacccctaaaacaGGAACAAAACTGCAGCTTGGATCAAACCATTAAGGAGACAACCACTGCTTCGGAATGTCCCAAAGAAATGGCAAAGCTGTCCGGACAGATGCCTCCACCAATTTGAAGAAAAGGGATAAAACGGGTCTGATAAAATCAACAAGATTTGTAATTATAAGTGAAATTGAGGAGTCTCTGGTCTGAAGGTGACTCCCTAAAAGATCACATTAGAGACCAAGAAATTGGGTTGCGAAGGAACAACTTCCATATTAAAAATGTGCTCTTCATATAGGGGCAGCTCAAGTATCTGTCACCAGACAACCCTGCGGACAGACTGCTGTGTGTATTTTCTGGTTATTAGGGTTCTTGTTGCAGTTTTCTATAATTGATCAATGCCTTCCGCTCGAAGTTCCAATAAGTGTCTTGTCTTGGTAACATGAAGTGAGATTTCTACACTTTCTATCCAGATCTGGAATCCTGCAAAAGGTTGTTTTCGAATGGGGTTGTGCAACTGCGGATGAGCTCAGCAGGCATGAGACCGCATATTGTATGGTTAGTATATTAATTCTATTGTTCTGTCACTCTTCATATACTGTCCAGGTTGTCTTAGTTTATCCTCTCCAATACCTCCCAAAAAGATGGGAAAACTTTCCTGAACTCCATACGCATCAGCCACATGTACTGTAATATAGCTCTAACAATCACTTGAGACCTATGTCTTAAGTCACTTTAACACCAGATACAAACCTGCGTAAATCAATTCTATTTTAACGTACGTGTCTGCACACAGACACTTTATTTTTACCCTAGTAAAGGACTATAGTATAGTACATAATAACAAAAGAAGTGTACgatggaaaacaaaaatatgtgcaaaACATACCTGGAGTTTAGCACTGGCCCCACAATGCATCTGGGTGAGGGCGGAGTCATCCATGCAACAGAGGCTCTCGATTGGTTCCTTTCCCCAGGGAAAGTGATAATGTATGACAGACATATTATCCAGATGGTCACTGCTGAATCTGGACGGGACCTGGGAAAACTGAGCAGTAGGACACAGGTCATCACCAGAAGTCAGTTTACCGGACagcaaaataagcccaaaaatttaaacaaaaaaattgcaGCTCTTTTAGGACCCAAAAAGCTTTTGTAATCTGCAACACCTGTGGTCTAATGAGGAGTGGTTATAGCTATTGTCTGAATAGGCAGCGGGATATACTACACAGTGAAACTTTTATGCATTTCATAGTTTTTCTAAAAATTATGGGGAGAATGATATCTCAAGGGATGGCGGCATATGATTAACAGCCATGGCTGCCAACCAATCACTTGCTTCCGTAAGATGCCACTCCCCCTTTCCCGATTTATCCCTGAACGAAGATTAGATAATACAATGCTTAGATAGTGGCCCTAGCTCAATGTCTCACTCACCCTCTGCCACCACAGCAGCCGGTGGCGCAGCCAGTAGTCCCGCCACTGACCAGATGTTTTTGCCGAACTGAACCAGGCGAGCGAAGCCACCGTTCTCTCCCCCACCCTGAAATAAGAAAACACCATGCTTTAGAGAGAAGTGGGgaaacataattaaaaatgtgTACAATATGCAGTTATTTTCATATTACACAGGTCTACTACCTGAAGTTATACCTGACTTTGTTTTGGACTTTGTAGTTCTGAAActtgaaaaatgtataaaaaattggCTAAAAATTTGAACAACATCTCTTTAATACACGAAGTAAGATCAAATATTTCAGATAGCTAGCTATAGATAAAAAAGTTGCAACTGTGGACgagcagtatataatatatatttaactagAAGAGGGAGGGGCAACGTGAAACAGCTGGAGGGGCGCATGCAGCTAGGTGACCGCAGGCGAAAGCTCGACTGGCCGCCAATTGCCCACCGCTGATCTGTACCACAGCCCCTAACCCCaccacagtgttctccccagaaaatgttgccaaccGGGcagcattaagaagcagccgggtgggggcagtgtaatagttTGCAATAAAggtgaaaaatgttggaggttattgcccacaactgccaggactggtcagactggtggtcagtggtctaacacacactgctggctgtagtgctcacatagtgcctgttctaataggagaaacaatggtttattctattatagtagaactctgttgggctccaagagccgggtggcaagtaaaaacagccgggtggagcacccaggacataggtgctggggagaacactgcaccgCCATTATCCATGATAATTTCTGACAAAGTCCACTGTGCATAATTTTCTTAATATTCACACGCAGACATGTACTTATAAGATACATACTGCCAAGGCCGGATTAAGGGgaggggcacgtgccccgggcactcctctctctgagggccccccgacGCCGTCTGggaggagagaagctgctgcGCATTTGGTGCATCCGGAGGGGGAGGGTTGGTATTGacgtcgggggggggggggtcagttggtgatccgatctAGTACAACACTTTGCACAGGAAATGATGGTTGGGTGTTGCAGATTTGTTCAGTCGCATTTTTATGTGGTTTGTGAAGATGTATTGagggaatatgatggaatgaagggggagggggagagttaATGAGGGCTATCAATTTAATGCTGCAGTTTTGCTGAGGActaattaatttaatggtgggtgctattaatttattttacaggtgttggtggaatatttaatttaataatggggcctatTAACTTAAGGTGagttgatgggacctttaattaaaAGCTGTGCTGGTTTCGGgactattaattattattaaatttgggtctaagtttggggagaaggagggctaatttattaaacatgaatatgaaatattaattgtcagCAATGGGTGTGTAAAatgggtttatttgttacatgtgaatgttattaatttattgctgggctgttttgtggggagggaaatagttttttttttattaaatgtgtgtgcttaattcaatgtcagggctagtttggagaaacagttctattattaaatttgtatactaTTAAGTTTATATTCAGGTCtatttgcagggagggaggcctacttattaaatgtgggtgctattgatttaatgccagggctgttttagattttcacgaacattccaggatctacacaagcaacaactgagtttaagacaccagcagccacaggtgatgaaagtgataagaacaggaGGGAGAGAGTAGAACAGTCAgccatctgtcctgaatctggtggggcagtcccgaatttgggtgactgtctcgcttagtcaggatttggtccaactacaaggacagttgggagatatgttccGCTTCACAATGTactactggtgaaggcagagctgcctgcacctaccagtagtgtacacagtaatgtctgtgtatttgtctaaaattatagccatagtgcACCTTAGGGGCCCCcgtgtctaaagtgccccgggccccccagaacctaaatccagctctgcataCCTCCCTTTTCATGCAAGTACTGATCTAGACCATACTTTCTCTGTTCCATATATTCAATTTACCTATGTGGTGATTGGTTCACACAGGCCTTTCTGAGGTGTAACATGATAACCCCACCAGGATTAATAGTCTGGCTGCTTGAACTCTCATAATGGACTTCCAGGCTGACACCTAGTACAGAATATCTAGACATAATCTGTCATATTGTTTTATGCTAAATACAATGATTTACCAACCGGGTGAGAGGCACGCCATTGTTTTCCCCATCTGAGAAAGGATGAAAGCATTTGCCAACCTCTGCAATTCCAAACGGTAGTTTCCTATTCACCAGCTCTAGACAAGGGGTGTAATGCAGCAAGGCTCCTGAAATAGAGACCAGAAAGAGCAAGGAGGATTACACAGGACAGTAACTTCTCCTCTCCAGTTATGGTGGCTGCGCACCAATGAGAGGACAAACGTAGAGGTAGAATGAAGTTACAAAAACACACAGAATTATTCATTAAATAGTTTTTATAGGACAATATCATCCAATATAATAAGAGAAATCTGAGCCCAAAAGATGACTTTGCAGGGTCTGGTGGGTCCTTAAAAGCCTTGCATGCTCCTGTTACTGTCCAGTTTGATACTTTTAGCAGCGTGCTGTCAGtggtcaacacacacacactcaataaATAATGACCAGGATGGCAGGAGcgaggagaatgtagaaaataTCACAGGTAAGTAATTGTTTGGGATCAGGTTTTACTTATAATACTCCAAAACGGAATTATTTAAAGTGATTTAAAGGGGTTGCCTTCCCTTAAAGCCACCACCTTCCCCATACAAAAGTCTGGGTACCCTCACCATTACCTTAAATGTTGTCTTGGAGATACAATCAGTTATTAAACTTCAGAGATGATCCACAAGACTTCATTTAAGAGGCTCTGATGGAAATTGACTCTTGGGGATATTTTTACTAAACcgtgggtttgataaagtggagatgttgcctatagcaaccaatcagattcttactgtcattttgtagaatgtagtaaataaatgttaaatagaatctgatcggttgctataggcaacatctccactttttcaaacccgccgtttagtaaatatacccctaggtttttttttccaccctGGTTTAAGCACACCCATTCAACTTATCAATGATGCGATAAAGACGTTACCGTAGGACCACTGCACTCATTACCATACAAAAGATCATGACGAAGGATCCCCAGCTGTCCCACGCTTCCCTTTAAAAAGTCAACCAGCTGATCTTTGGTTATGTCTCTCTTTTGGagaaattcctgccaaggttcgGGACATATCCTTAGTAATGGTTTTGTCAATGACCCGGATTCTCCCGGTAAATGATGCAAGGTGTCGATAGCCAGAACCTGCTCTCTTTTCAGCTGTACCATACTCCACCACTCGTTTATTAGGTTCTTTTTCAGCTCGCTGCCCAGAGGTCCCAGGCTGTGAAATCCTCCTAGAAGAGAGGTTGCGGTCGGCTCATCCCCCAGTATAAAGTGTCTCCGCCGACACAAGTCAAACAGAACGTCTTGTAACTGATCTGCAGAACCAGTCGTGTACCACCTGATCCTACCACATAGCAAACCTTTACAGATTTGTAATactgtcctcctctctcttgTCCCAGTCACTCGTGTCACAGAAGTCATCACAAATCTTGGTCATAAAAACTGACCATCTCCGTATATAGCCATATTGTGTGCACCCAGAAAAAAGcctgtaccaaaaaaaaaaaacactgtaaaaaaaaaacaaccacaatAATACAATAGGTATAAATGTAGAATAGTATCTTTTACCTGATTGTTGGTCATGCTAACCATGTTTTAGGTCACTATTTTGGCAAAAATATTCTCAtatggggcttatttaataaacctGATGAAAGAGCAACACTGTGTGACAACCCAGCATTGTAACCAACAATAATTAGCTCTAAGAATTCTCACGGAAgcagatatctgattggttgctacagtttCTAACAGGCCcttaaacaattgtatttttattagttCAGATCCTTTGTAGAACAGGTGTAAGTcagtgtattattatatatactctAAAATAAAGTGTTCTCATTCTGTTTGGATCTTTATAATTACCATGGGCAAACATGATGGTGTCTCTCATGCTCACAACATGGAGTCAATGTTAAAAACTGCAGAGGGTATATGACAGTAGAACACTGCCCCGCGGGTGAGGTATGGGGTCTGGCTGCAAGACAACATCGCTATGTCAGTACTCTCCATACAACAGTGCAGTGTGCACAGTACTGTTTAAGTGAAAATAATGATTAAAATAGTGACATTAATGTTACTATATATGATACTAATGATAAGGCATAACGTGTAAGATGTAGATAAAATACATACATCCTGACCTACACATCTGCCCCTTCTTCCTCCATGTGCTTTTAAAACAGGCGGCGCTTAGCGTTCCAAATCTCGGCCTGGATGGTATTGTGCGTTCCAAGCTTCAATTTACACTCTACAATGTACAGTGTGCGTTCAAAGCCTCCGCTTGGAGAGTACTATGTGGTCCAAACTTCAGGCTAGTGATGTGAGCGGTCCAAGCCGCAGGCGGGTGGGTATTCTGCATTACAAGTTTCAGCCTACTCAGTATACGGAGCGTTCCAAGCCTCGGTCTACATTCTACAGCATATGGTGCGTTCCATGCCGCGGTCTACGTTCTACAGAGTATGATGCATTCCAAGTTTCAGTCTACAATGTACGATGTGTTCCAAGGCTTGCTCTACATTCTACAGCATATGGTGCGTTCCAAGCCTCAGTCACATTCTACAGGTTGTTGTGCGTTCCAAGCCTCCGCCTGGAGGGTGCTCTGGTTTATAAACTTCAGTCTATGCCTACAGTGTATGCGTTCCAAGCCTCCGCCTGGAATGTGGCTTGTGTAGTGCGTAGGTGAAGACTATTTTCTCGGGCTTTTATGCGACAGCCATTTTTGTTTTGGACATCAACAAATTTGTTTGTGTTCTATAATTTTTATCCGTCACCTTGACTACTGAGTGGTATGTTCCCTAGTGTACAAGGGAAGAGAGCAAATTGTGGATGTGAGCACGACAGAGGGGTTATTAGATACCTTCCACCTGCAGCCAAGATAGGAGGCAGAAGTTAGCTTCTTATCTATGTTCCAACATCTTATTaagaaaactttatttatataaatgctaaCATTAAGTTGGATCATTGCTTTAACACTAACAGGTGTCCCTTAGACACATTACAATTGTATTTAGCCTGGACTAATATGGGTTAGGGCAGTGCTTCCCAAACTGTTTCAGTTCACAGCACCCTTAaagcctccataattttttcaaggcacccctccaaaataattaccaagcaatcccgttttttaagtatttaagtcaaaataacgtaataagtatttaggtcatgaCAGAAATGCttagtttgcaaaaataatatacctaaatccaagggaaaaataacatttttatatatttttttcaattatatttctgtcaaagaataattaacagctaatattaagaggaataagatcaaacaaaattaaacatgtaaaaaaaatcaccACACTGTCtagccctcttcatcctcactctgccccctccttcattcttttgcccctccattgccgTTTCCTTTTTACCTTACCCTCCGTttttttacttaccatacttctatctatcttctacttcttttgtcttctcttctatcttcttaccaatccggtggcgccCGGTACCCAGCATCAAAATGGTATCTGCCCATTCATTCCCAAAACCTTgctgggccaggcaaaagacaagtgGTTTGTATGTAACTGATCATCCTTCCATAGATTGCAAGCAGGGCcgttacctctgtctgtatgtattacccagtattgttttattactgtttgttcccaattgtaaggagCTACAgcatttgctgtcactatataaataatgttccTCTGTTGATTTCCACTATCAAATTTGTGGCCCAACAAAATTTAATGCTTACAAAACTACAAGCCAGTGGGGGGATTCAGCAAGTTCTCACCGGTTCACCAGAACcaatacctaattttaggctctGTTCGGCAAACCAGTGACTACAGTCTTCGTTGAGGGGAGcagggtcctttaaaaaaaataaaaatacatgtcgTCGAATCTGCTCCGTCCACACTGACATCaggaagaaagaagccaatagaaaaggtaagtgaaggaatggaagccAAGGCAtcaatggcacagtgtgaagggggagcagaggcagcatggcagtgttATGAAGAGCATTACTGTAGCATAATTTGAaaggggggcactactgtatggcataacatGATTTATTATCTTGATATTCACAGCATAAAATATTGAGTATTAGATTATTTGATTAATATGCATATTAGAGTATtacatgcatgaaatattaaCTATCTTTTggtatatctttttatatacttGAAACAGTcaattagggcagagaaccagttaatttatttgaatcccaccactgactacagctacttattcataATTACTGTGCCCACTGTGCAACCCAAATTCATGCCCTAACCCATATTGAGCAATTTATTTAAGGAACATCCTTTgttaaattgattttattttttttatatagttttccaAAGAAGCCAACGTCAGCCTTATGCCAGAAATGagattttacctgttttttttcccattacaGGACAGAATCAGAATCCCTTAGACTTACCAGAACACACGAGAAACTTGTACCATCATTGGCTGTAGTTTCCTTCCTGTGACTATCTTCATATAAAGGAGGAATCTTTTCAACCACCCCCAGTGCCTTGTGCATAATGTATATTTAAGTATCACTGCTTATGCACAATGATCATAGAGTATACTTAGTTTGCCCCATGAACTCAGTCAGTGGGAGATGTGTGTAAAGGTGTCATCCTGGTGCCTGCACTATTTTCACAGCAAACTGCTCCTATCACATTCCATTAGTGTACGACGTAAACAAAGGCTTTCATAATTTTGTCCAAGCCCTAAAACAACCAAGTACTTATATTCTGTAAGCACTATGCTCAAACTGTGGCAAATAGGCTGTTCAAGATCTCTAAATTTAGTACATGCTATAACCCTTATGCAACATTAAGTTTGGAGAAATAGACAGCCCATTATATCTTAAATTATATACTACAACATACTGTTTTGGTATACTCAttcaaatatatactgtgaagatTTAACTGTTATTGGAATAACTTTTAAGCTGATTTAAGAGCAGATGTTTAAGTTGTTTCCATGTGAAACATTATGTGGAACTACAACACTTAAGCTGgatacactacagaattttccaccaactttttatgccgattttacatgcgatcgatgttccgatcgctcagtccatggactgcatacacactagcattgtttaggacgataaagggaagagcggtcgtccctttagcgactttttacagccatgttgttgtgagcaatgacaaatttcgtactcactgttgtggattggtcggaagtttatacacactacacagcggaaacgacattggaacaaaaatattaaacattacgaccaaccaaatggggtgacaattgtccatttgggcagactttcgaccatcgtgtcactacacacactgacccgacttttgaacaagcggtcgcaTGTCAGCTGATTGAgcagattattggacgaaaactgtatagtgtgtacccagctttagcatgTCAGTACGATAGCCATTCACATATTTGCTCTAAAGATAGGGCCTTGCTTATAATGCAAGTCTACAAAGGACATCTCATTTTAGGGTTAGAGACCTAAATTTTCTAGGGATGACCGACAAGTACCACAGAATTTATATACCTTTGATGTGGGC
The nucleotide sequence above comes from Mixophyes fleayi isolate aMixFle1 chromosome 6, aMixFle1.hap1, whole genome shotgun sequence. Encoded proteins:
- the POLG2 gene encoding DNA polymerase subunit gamma-2, whose product is MTSVTRVTGTRERRTVLQICKGLLCGRIRWYTTGSADQLQDVLFDLCRRRHFILGDEPTATSLLGGFHSLGPLGSELKKNLINEWWSMVQLKREQVLAIDTLHHLPGESGSLTKPLLRICPEPWQEFLQKRDITKDQLVDFLKGSVGQLGILRHDLLYGALLHYTPCLELVNRKLPFGIAEVGKCFHPFSDGENNGVPLTRVGERTVASLAWFSSAKTSGQWRDYWLRHRLLWWQRFSQVPSRFSSDHLDNMSVIHYHFPWGKEPIESLCCMDDSALTQMHCGASAKLQGRDGRKSVLPHVVWASADLARGLLAYLSDALQMTENLLTRGRDQRRMVLKIHPSLAPIKVAVDLGKGPAVDLRLVCQGLSDELRESRISVWPGYMDTLQTPMEQLFTKYDEMGVMFTVLVSDVTLENGLLQLRSRDTTIKETMHISKLRGFLSQYITATKKY